The following proteins are encoded in a genomic region of Huiozyma naganishii CBS 8797 chromosome 9, complete genome:
- the CDC10 gene encoding septin CDC10 (similar to Saccharomyces cerevisiae CDC10 (YCR002C); ancestral locus Anc_1.419), giving the protein MSTLQPASYVGFDTITSQIEHRLLKRGFRFNVMCVGESGLGKTTMVNTLFAAHLVDQEQGPGPARTTEISVSSHTLVEDRVKLHVNVVDTPGFGDAVDNSRCWEPIVKYCKEQHSQYLRRELTAQREREIPDTRVHAVLYFLNPANVHRGLSPLDRVTLRKLAEVANIVPVIGKADTLTLEERHQFRDLVQRQINEEQLAVYPYDHEATGADNEDVSPEEAELNSSIRAIVPFAVVGAETTVQIDGENVRGRRNRWGVINIEDINQCEFVYLREFLIRTHLQDLIETTAYLHYERFRARQLIALKENASNRSTQQQQQQASTQLHNNPMYH; this is encoded by the coding sequence ATGTCCACACTCCAGCCAGCCTCGTACGTCGGGTTCGACACAATCACCAGCCAGATCGAGCACAGGCTGCTCAAGCGCGGGTTCCGCTTCAACGTCATGTGTGTGGGGGAATCAGGCCTGGGGAAAACCACCATGGTCAACACACTCTTCGCTGCACACCTCGTCgaccaagaacaaggcCCAGGGCCCGCACGCACCACGGAGATCTCCGTCTCGAGCCACACGCTCGTCGAGGACAGGGTCAAACTCCACGTGAACGTCGTCGACACACCCGGGTTCGGAGACGCCGTGGATAACTCGCGCTGTTGGGAACCCATAGTCAAGTACTGCAAGGAGCAACACAGCCAGTACCTCCGCCGCGAACTCACTGCGCAACGTGAACGCGAGATCCCGGACACAAGGGTCCACGCCGTACTGTACTTCCTCAACCCGGCAAACGTCCACCGTGGGTTATCACCATTGGACCGTGTGACTCTTAGGAAACTAGCTGAAGTGGCTAACATCGTCCCCGTCATCGGGAAGGCCGACACTCTCACTCTGGAGGAACGTCACCAGTTCAGGGACTTGGTGCAAAGAcagatcaacgaggaaCAGTTGGCTGTGTACCCGTATGATCACGAGGCCACGGGGGCAGACAACGAGGATGTCTCCCCCGAGGAGGCAGaattgaacagcagcatcCGTGCAATTGTCCCCTTCGCGGTCGTCGGTGCAGAGACTACAGTGCAAATCGACGGCGAGAACGTTAGAGGAAGACGTAACAGGTGGGGGGTGATCAACATCGAGGATATCAACCAGTGCGAGTTCGTATACCTCCGCGAGTTCCTCATCAGGACACACCTCCAAGATCTCATCGAAACGACAGCGTACCTCCACTACGAACGGTTCAGGGCAAGACAACTCATcgctttgaaagagaacgcttcaaacagatccacccaacagcagcagcagcaggcgTCCACGCAACTCCACAACAACCCGATGTACCACTGA
- the RER1 gene encoding protein retrieval receptor (similar to Saccharomyces cerevisiae RER1 (YCL001W); ancestral locus Anc_1.417): protein MEGDDSAAGSSFGPLRYVQEVKQLYRHHLDRVTPQTRGRWLGFFVLQALFLTRVIAWGGWYAICYTLYIFQLNQFLAFLTPKFDMSLQQDERNNELEAGGAPDEQSEEFRPFIRRLPEFKFWYNVTRATLLALVMSVTVWTDIPVYWPILLVYFVALFMLTMRRQIQHMMKYKYIPLDIGKKRYSAE from the coding sequence ATGGAAGGTGATGATTCCGCTGCTGGTTCCAGTTTTGGTCCGCTGCGGTACGTGCAGGAGGTGAAACAGTTGTACCGGCACCATTTGGACCGTGTGACGCCGCAGACGCGTGGGCGGTGGCTTGGGTTCTTTGTGTTGCAGGCGTTGTTTCTGACGCGTGTTATTGCTTGGGGCGGGTGGTATGCGATCTGCTACACGCTGTACATATTCCAGTTGAACCAGTTTCTGGCGTTCTTGACACCAAAGTTCGACATGTCGTTGCAGCAGGATGAGCGGAACAACGAATTGGAGGCCGGCGGTGCCCCCGACGAGCAATCCGAGGAGTTCCGGCCCTTTATCAGGAGACTTCCTGAGTTCAAGTTCTGGTACAACGTGACGCGTGCGACTTTGCTTGCGCTAGTGATGAGTGTGACCGTGTGGACGGATATCCCCGTGTACTGGCCTATCCTACTCGTGTACTTCGTTGCGCTCTTCATGTTGACGATGCGGCGGCAGATCCAGCACATGATGAAGTACAAGTACATCCCGCTGGACATTGGGAAGAAGCGGTACTCCGCGGAGTAA
- the KNAG0I01150 gene encoding uncharacterized protein (similar to Saccharomyces cerevisiae YCL002C; ancestral locus Anc_1.416), with product MLCVAGQLVSCACACVAVHYQKRYNRLHRSIYGLSYDTQSLTVAYRAVSVYCSLLYKCNGTVRGQLTRRWPRFYALSGPGAPVQPWIVLADLAVLASLLGLIRQLAAYNHTRHVHQGYSFIAWANFTLTLGALGVGSLLCALWRGPRGPGLLGLFLLDHVNFTWVIGQYICAVALWPQICINWMGTCCSGISSRFVVVSLVGALVRVFTNTNVGNNVPFYRWPYNVTTRLANYIELVSLCIILLQAQKVYVHNKPRLPKVGQIQHYNGGVV from the coding sequence ATGCTGTGTGTTGCCGGTCAATTGGTCTCCTGTGCGTGCGCGTGCGTCGCAGTGCACTACCAGAAACGCTACAACAGATTGCACCGGTCCATCTACGGGCTCTCCTACGACACACAGTCGCTGACGGTCGCGTACAGGGCAGTGTCCGTGTACTGCTCGCTGCTGTACAAGTGCAACGGCACGGTGAGGGGGCAACTTACACGCAGGTGGCCTCGGTTCTACGCTCTCTCTGGGCCCGGTGCACCGGTGCAACCTTGGATCGTGCTCGCCGATCTCGCTGTTCTCGCAAGTCTGCTCGGTTTGATCAGACAGCTTGCAGCGTACAACCACACGAGACATGTGCACCAGGGTTACTCCTTTATCGCGTGGGCTAATTTCACGCTTACACTGGGTGCCCTTGGCGTCGGTTCCCTCCTGTGTGCCCTCTGGAGGGGCCCCAGGGGTCCCGGTCTGCTAGGACTGTTTCTCCTCGACCACGTCAACTTCACGTGGGTGATCGGACAGTACATCTGTGCGGTAGCGCTGTGGCCGCAGATATGCATCAACTGGATGGGGACTTGTTGCAGCGGCATCTCGTCCCGCTTCGTAGTCGTCTCGCTGGTAGGGGCGCTCGTGCGCGTATTCACCAACACAAACGTCGGAAACAACGTGCCCTTCTACAGGTGGCCCTACAACGTCACTACAAGGCTCGCAAACTACATAGAGCTGGTGTCGCTGTGTATTATCCTCCTACAGGCGCAGAAAGTGTACGTACACAACAAGCCGCGACTGCCAAAAGTAGGCCAGATACAGCACTACAACGGCGGGGTGGTATGA
- the PGS1 gene encoding CDP-diacylglycerol--glycerol-3-phosphate 3-phosphatidyltransferase (similar to Saccharomyces cerevisiae PGS1 (YCL004W); ancestral locus Anc_1.415): protein MFRAAAYRVLTFTARPPTTSTKLYYSTSLSQMGAPEAGYIESLRQKLQEVTPTRFYFKQGTIKILYAPDGFYKTLLSKISSAKRRVFIASLYLGKTETELVDCVSDALSRNPDLKVYFLLDGLRGTREYPRTSSATLLSTLVEKFGDERVDCRFYRTPVFRGWKKTVIPRRFNEGLGLQHMKIYGVDDEVILSGANLSNDYFSDRQDRYYIFQNGAFADYQFQLHRTVSSLSYRLKARRDLEEKFELVWPASNKAVEPQLNKSKFLQTSSERLDKFLHTTTPSETRHHDKNELYPTVVYPISQFTPLFRRNHDRSTELPSVVSMLSMVDEPGTKIDWTFTAGYFNMLPSIKHRLLNSQSSHGTVITASPYANGFYRSKGVSRHLPDAYLHLAHKFVRSVERRGKSDSIALMEWRRGTANEPGGWSYHAKGIWLAGVGAKPHTCTPFATIIGSSNYTKRAYSLDLESDAIVVTTDPELRREMQGEVQHLLEDTKRVTLDDFNRDSDRYVSAGVKLATSILGKRL, encoded by the coding sequence ATGTTCCGTGCTGCGGCATACAGAGTATTAACTTTTACAGCTAGACCGCCCACGACATCGACGAAACTTTACTACTCGACCTCGCTCTCACAGATGGGAGCTCCGGAGGCAGGGTACATCGAATCTCTGAGGCAGAAACTGCAAGAGGTGACTCCAACGAGGTTCTATTTCAAACAGGGCACGATCAAGATACTCTATGCGCCAGATGGGTTTTACAAGACACTGCTGAGCAAGATCTCCAGCGCGAAGAGAAGGGTCTTCATAGCGTCTTTGTACTTGGGCAAGACTGAAACAGAATTGGTCGACTGCGTTTCCGATGCGTTGTCTCGGAACCCAGATTTAAAGGTTTATTTCCTTCTGGACGGGTTGCGAGGCACGAGGGAGTACCCTCGGACGAGTTCTGCGACTCTACTAAGCACTCTCGTGGAGAAGTTTGGGGACGAGAGGGTGGATTGCAGGTTTTACAGGACACCCGTGTTCCGCGGGTGGAAGAAGACCGTGATCCCACGACGATTCAATGAGGGGTTGGGATTGCAACATATGAAGATATATGGTGTGGACGACGAGGTCATCCTATCCGGTGCGAACCTGTCGAACGACTATTTCTCAGACAGGCAGGACAGGTATTACATATTCCAAAACGGCGCGTTTGCGGATTACCAGTTCCAACTGCACCGCACGGTATCGTCGCTGTCCTATCGATTGAAGGCGAGGCGGGACCTGGAGGAGAAGTTCGAACTGGTTTGGCCCGCATCGAACAAGGCGGTCGAGCCGCAACTGAACAAGTCCAAGTTTCTGCAGACATCTTCTGAGAGACTGGACAAGTTCCTGCACACGACAACGCCCTCGGAGACGCGACACCACGATAAGAATGAGCTGTACCCTACGGTAGTGTACCCAATATCACAGTTCACGCCGTTGTTCCGGAGAAACCACGACAGATCGACGGAACTCCCCAGCGTGGTCTCGATGCTGTCTATGGTGGACGAACCGGGGACGAAGATCGACTGGACTTTCACCGCAGGGTACTTCAACATGTTGCCCTCGATCAAGCACCGTCTTCTGAACTCGCAGTCGTCGCACGGCACGGTGATCACCGCGTCGCCGTACGCTAACGGGTTCTACCGGTCGAAGGGTGTGTCTCGACACCTGCCGGATGCGTACCTACACCTGGCGCACAAGTTTGTGAGGAGTGTGGAACGACGGGGCAAGTCCGACAGCATTGCGCTGATGGAGTGGCGGCGGGGCACCGCGAACGAGCCTGGCGGGTGGTCCTACCATGCGAAGGGCATCTGGCTTGCTGGGGTCGGGGCCAAGCCCCACACCTGCACCCCCTTTGCAACGATCATTGGTTCCTCAAACTACACGAAGCGGGCATACTCTCTGGACTTGGAATCCGATGCTATTGTAGTGACGACAGACCCGGAGTTGAGGCGGGAGATGCAGGGCGAGGTGCAGCACTTGTTAGAGGACACAAAGCGCGTGACACTGGACGACTTTAACAGGGATTCGGACCGATACGTCAGTGCTGGCGTCAAACTTGCGACGTCGATCCTGGGGAAACGTCTGTGA
- the LDB16 gene encoding Ldb16p (similar to Saccharomyces cerevisiae LDB16 (YCL005W); ancestral locus Anc_1.414), with product MDVVVVRESFTVNGLYKVAWLGRTVLRGCLSTALRAVQLLYKVFLVLLRGVVSVLRGVVYAPVAIVGKVWFQFVTLPANVPLYLFWNTSVQSMKRSVQSSNWWNTYIFTAVLQYSIAIVVFGVLIGVTVGGSLGLMHSFCGVPNYIVDVTSWMYRLKDYLMQRVHRLWAQFKSKVEEVPIAKVWAWRMFTPAILQNAPKTPLKPMSMASSRGSTGTIHSRRSRRMSGDPLAKVKSKEEQLHLASALPSDFFQSDTRTLHATYQTPPASPFTNTMSGESDLWDTEDTLRYSTLRTQENEELAHGSPDASLKQRRKHRAASKS from the coding sequence ATGGACGTTGTAGTGGTTCGCGAGTCGTTCACTGTGAATGGGTTGTACAAGGTCGCCTGGCTTGGCAGGACAGTACTGAGAGGCTGCCTGTCAACTGCACTGCGGGCCGTGCAACTGCTCTATAAGGTGTTTCTGGTATTGCTTCGCGGTGTTGTTTCCGTCCTGCGCGGCGTGGTATACGCTCCCGTTGCAATTGTGGGGAAGGTGTGGTTCCAGTTCGTGACATTGCCCGCTAATGTGCCGCTGTACCTGTTTTGGAACACTTCCGTGCAGTCCATGAAACGATCCGTGCAGAGTTCCAACTGGTGGAACACGTACATCTTCACGGCAGTCTTACAGTACAGTATTGCGATCGTTGTGTTTGGGGTGCTCATTGGTGTGACCGTGGGTGGGTCGCTCGGGCTGATGCACAGTTTCTGCGGCGTGCCCAACTACATCGTCGACGTCACTAGCTGGATGTACCGGTTGAAAGATTACCTGATGCAAAGGGTACACCGGTTATGGGCCCAGTTCAAGTCGAAAGTGGAAGAGGTCCCAATTGCGAAAGTATGGGCCTGGAGAATGTTTACCCCAGCTATATTGCAAAACGCTCCCAAGACTCCCCTGAAACCCATGAGCATGGCATCTTCGCGTGGGAGTACGGGTACTATCCACAGCAGAAGATCAAGGAGAATGTCTGGGGATCCGCTGGCGAAAGTGAAATCTAAGGAGGAGCAATTACACTTGGCCTCCGCTCTCCCCAGCGACTTCTTCCAAAGCGATACGCGTACGTTGCATGCGACATACCAGACACCACCAGCATCACCGTTCACCAACACAATGTCCGGGGAGTCAGACTTATGGGACACCGAGGACACTTTGCGGTACTCGACGCTAAGAACACAAGAGAACGAGGAACTCGCTCATGGAAGTCCAGATGCAAGTCTCAAACAACGCAGGAAACATCGTGCTGCGAGCAAATCGTGA
- the VMA9 gene encoding H(+)-transporting V0 sector ATPase subunit e (similar to Saccharomyces cerevisiae VMA9 (YCL005W-A); ancestral locus Anc_1.413), protein MSFYTVVAVLIVVSLLSVGFWFVAPKENQTVWRNTVILSLAMMYLMWAITYLCQLHPLVAPRRSDLRPE, encoded by the exons ATGAGTTT TTACACTGTTGTTGCCGTTCTCATAGTCGTGTCCCTTCTGTCAGTTGGGTTCTGGTTTGTAGCTCCAAAGGAGAACCAAACCGTCTGGAGAAATACTGTAATACTATCCCTGGCAATGATGTACCTGATGTGGGCAATCACGTATCTATGTCAGTTGCATCCTCTCGTGGCTCCACGCCGTTCTGATCTGAGACCAGAATGA
- the STP22 gene encoding ubiquitin-binding ESCRT-I subunit protein STP22 (similar to Saccharomyces cerevisiae STP22 (YCL008C); ancestral locus Anc_1.412), protein MLASNGGQGSLGENLPKSVIDWLYKVVQSIYKTDPRAAFHDCVVALSLYKSNLRPRTRVFTNPSGEAQLLLCLYGDFVNVQVSGPVPILIWVCSQYPLKAPVVFVDVEKLGPDREVRVGGQIDSNGQIYLPILHQWDPKLSNVVKLIKELETLIQTQQLVTELGRQSPETPAIPKDTRSTGDKPPLPLKPNQSISSPKSIDPERQQAYPKTIAETLPPPIPARPGFVSPQPLPNRRISPPVAREPVNRPTPLADLDLMDTDLPLNTKDDPHKQALDILTKKLEGLTVREHSVVAGQFGQRKASIEKSIAQFNDLLAFETQQVELMGDQVAQYTSSLRREMKRLDNNVSDWEANYEKAGSTARLHHTETSGLDQLYDLVAQDLALDDTIEFLYSLLNRDSLSLDLYVRKTRALAKQQFMIRLHIEKICNMLNATPQGLAG, encoded by the coding sequence ATGCTTGCTTCAAATGGGGGGCAAGGGTCGTTGGGTGAGAATCTTCCCAAATCGGTGATTGACTGGTTATACAAAGTTGTTCAATCGATCTATAAGACGGACCCACGGGCCGCTTTCCACGATTGCGTCGTCGCCCTGTCGTTGTACAAATCCAACCTCAGGCCCAGGACGCGGGTATTTACAAATCCAAGTGGGGAAGCACAACTCCTGCTGTGCCTTTACGGTGACTTCGTCAACGTCCAAGTGTCCGGTCCAGTCCCCATACTCATATGGGTTTGTTCTCAGTACCCGTTGAAGGCGCCAGTAGTCTTTGTAGATGTGGAAAAATTGGGTCCTGATAGAGAGGTGCGTGTCGGTGGGCAGATAGACTCCAATGGTCAAATTTACTTGCCCATCCTACACCAATGGGACCCGAAGTTGAGTAACGTGGTGAAGTTGatcaaagaactggaaaCGTTGATACAGACGCAGCAGCTTGTCACAGAGTTGGGCAGGCAGAGTCCCGAGACACCTGCGATACCGAAGGATACACGTTCAACAGGTGATAAGCCGCCACTGCCGTTGAAGCCAAACCAAAGTATCAGTTCTCCCAAAAGCATAGATCCAGAGCGCCAACAGGCGTACCCTAAAACAATCGCTGAGACACTTCCGCCACCAATCCCGGCAAGACCAGGGTTTGTATCCCCTCAACCACTCCCCAACCGCAGGATCTCCCCTCCAGTGGCGAGGGAGCCGGTAAACCGTCCCACCCCACTTGCTGACCTTGACCTTATGGATACCGACTTACCCCTTAATACAAAAGATGACCCACATAAACAAGCATTGGATATTCTTaccaagaaattggaagGCTTGACTGTGCGCGAGCACTCTGTCGTGGCCGGACAGTTCGGGCAAAGGAAGGCGAGCATTGAGAAAAGTATCGCACAGTTTAATGATCTACTAGCCTTCGAAACTCAGCAAGTGGAACTAATGGGGGATCAAGTCGCCCAGTACACCAGCTCACTTCGACGTGAAATGAAACGGCTCGACAACAACGTCTCAGACTGGGAGGCAAACTACGAAAAGGCGGGCAGCACCGCCAGACTGCACCATACAGAGACAAGCGGACTGGACCAACTGTACGACCTCGTCGCTCAAGATCTCGCCCTTGATGACACGATTGAGTTCCTGTACAGCCTGTTGAATAGAGACAGTCTCTCCCTGGATCTGTACGTCAGGAAGACAAGGGCTCTAGCCAAACAACAATTCATGATCAGATTGCACATTGAGAAGATATGCAATATGCTCAATGCTACTCCACAGGGCCTTGCAGGATGA
- the KNAG0I01200 gene encoding pepsin-like aspartic protease has translation MIIDFVLVAFWSTLVVCGNVNLPFKRVRQSPQLVRREDGDSVHLGKQTGFYSIDLAIGTPSQKVTVLLDTGSSDLWVTGANNPYCQTSLSSECKEYGTFDYGQSSTFQDRNSALKINYQDGTKVDGRWGVDTLELNNGAIQLQNTMIGVADSSDSVAGVIGLGFPGLETTNNVQANGESYTYANFPMQLKQQGVTDATVFAIALDNSYGGDILFGAVDEGKYIGGLYTLPVVNSRGTATPIRMEVTLQGIGVDSDGGDQETFSSTPMLALVDSGSTMVYLPELIATAIYNKVGARYDGSSEMYTIDCGTNVENDNLIFDFGGFHISTPVSNYIITDQRSSNGQCLFGILSQSGNTVVLGDTFLSSAYVVFDLDHYEISMAQGNSNNGDGNVKDVTSGTIPNARKAPMYSQTWSTNAPVTSGGNIFTLGSTSSKTPDSSSTHETRSSISTESSISPSSSTTGRTTSSSTHSTSTQTLSSHQSSTRVVSSTTSLRVTSSSIRSSISEHKVSSSTRKTSSKRTTASSKHHTSPSVSSRLSTISSKKTTASSVSSIHHPMSSSISTRNHTLSTTTASHQASSGGKNSLSSKVTSIQQRNTSSTRTSALASPTTRSQEGSDVPASSSLLRASTAARTSPEESSTAKPKKNSAASPAVGQSTIAHYRVLFLCIVLAELLPLLV, from the coding sequence ATGATAATTGATTTTGTATTAGTTGCCTTTTGGAGCACTTTGGTAGTGTGCGGGAATGTCAATCTCCCCTTCAAGAGAGTGCGTCAGAGTCCTCAGCTCGTACGGAGAGAAGACGGGGACTCCGTTCACCTGGGGAAGCAGACAGGTTTCTATTCCATTGATCTGGCCATTGGAACCCCCAGTCAGAAAGTCACTGTGCTGCTTGACACAGGGTCCTCCGATCTGTGGGTCACTGGCGCGAACAATCCTTACTGCCAAACCTCATTGAGTAGTGAGTGTAAGGAGTATGGTACCTTTGACTATGGTCAATCGAGCACTTTCCAAGATAGAAACAGTGCCCTTAAGATAAATTATCAAGATGGTACGAAAGTGGATGGCAGATGGGGGGTTGACACTTTGGAGTTGAACAACGGTGCAATTCAATTGCAGAATACTATGATTGGGGTTGCAGACTCCAGTGATTCCGTAGCAGGTGTAATCGGGTTAGGATTTCCAGGTTTGGAGACTACAAATAATGTCCAGGCAAATGGGGAGTCCTACACCTACGCTAATTTCCCCATGCAGTTGAAGCAACAGGGGGTGACAGACGCCACTGTTTTTGCAATTGCGCTGGACAACAGCTACGGCGGGGATATTTTGTTTGGTGCTGTTGATGAGGGGAAGTATATAGGAGGGTTGTACACTTTACCTGTCGTGAACAGCCGCGGGACAGCGACTCCCATCAGGATGGAGGTCACTTTACAAGGTATTGGGGTGGACAGTGACGGTGGTGACCAGGAGACATTTTCGTCGACACCAATGCTGGCGTTGGTGGACTCCGGTTCCACGATGGTTTATTTGCCTGAGCTCATTGCGACGGCAATTTACAACAAAGTAGGGGCTCGGTACGATGGCTCATCTGAAATGTACACCATTGATTGTGGAACGAATGTCGAAAACGACAATTTAATCTTTGATTTCGGCGGGTTTCATATATCGACACCAGTCTCGAACTATATCATAACCGATCAAAGATCGAGCAACGGGCAGTGTCTCTTTGGTATTCTGTCCCAGAGCGGCAATACCGTTGTTCTCGGCGATACTTTTCTGAGCAGCGCGTACGTTGTGTTTGATTTGGACCACTACGAGATCTCCATGGCACAGGGGAACTCCAATAATGGGGATGGGAACGTCAAGGATGTTACCAGTGGTACTATACCTAATGCCAGGAAGGCGCCGATGTACTCCCAGACGTGGTCAACGAATGCACCTGTCACGAGTGGCGGTAATATCTTCACCCTGGGgagcaccagcagcaaaaCTCCAGACTCTAGCAGCACCCATGAGACTCGGTCTAGTATTTCCACGGAATCGTCCATCTCTCCTTCTTCCTCCACTACTGGAAGGACTACCAGTAGTAGCACACATTCTACATCAACACAAACTTTGTCGTCACATCAAAGTAGCACCAGAGTAGTATCTTCTACGACGTCTTTAAGAGTGACTAGCAGTAGCATTCGCAGTAGCATTTCTGAGCACAAGGTTTCCAGTTCTACAAGGAAGACCTCCAGCAAGCGCACTACGGCATCTTCGAAGCACCATACGTCGCCGAGTGTATCCAGCAGATTGTCAACAATATCCTCAAAGAAAACCACAGCATCATCCGTTTCCTCCATCCACCACCCCATGAGTTCATCCATTTCAACGAGGAACCACACCTTGAGTACCACTACAGCGTCGCATCAAGCGTCCTCTGGCGGCAAGAACTCTTTGTCCTCTAAGGTGACCTCGATTCAGCAGAGAAACACCAGTAGCACCCGAACCTCTGCGCTTGCTTCTCCGACCACAAGATCTCAGGAGGGATCAGACGTGCCTGCATCAAGCAGTCTCCTGCGGGCGAGTACTGCCGCCAGAACATCCCCTGAGGAGAGCTCCACAGCGaaacccaagaagaactccGCAGCGTCCCCCGCAGTGGGACAGAGCACAATAGCACATTACCGCGTATTGTTCTTGTGCATAGTTCTCGCAGAGCTCCTTCCCCTTTTGGTCTAA
- the ILV6 gene encoding acetolactate synthase regulatory subunit (similar to Saccharomyces cerevisiae ILV6 (YCL009C); ancestral locus Anc_1.411), protein MLRTLLSGSVGRTFARTSVRCSSSSTSAMAYKQMHKHHARPPLPVVETPSWDANAAVSSILYETPPPSTQPRKQHVLNCLVQNEPGVLSRVSGTLAARGFNIDSLIVCNTEVKDLSRMTIVLQGQDNVIEQARRQIEDLVPVYAVLNYTESQLVKRELLLCRVSLLGAEYFEDLLLHHHQRTAGPRDTKRKESELIDNIRNQEYHPSNMAPSAVLRMKHEHLNDITNLSKNFGGKIVDISETSCIVELAAKPTRVSAFLKLVEPFGILEVTRSGMMALPRTPLQTSREELEGADEQSKISDIVDISQLPPG, encoded by the coding sequence ATGCTTAGAACACTGTTGAGTGGTTCCGTTGGCAGAACTTTTGCGAGGACTTCTGTGAGATGCTCGTCGTCTTCTACCTCCGCCATGGCGTATAAGCAGATGCATAAGCATCATGCGAGGCCACCGCTACCCGTTGTGGAAACGCCCTCCTGGGACGCAAACGCTGCCGTCTCGTCTATCCTGTACGAGACACCACCACCTTCGACGCAGCCAAGGAAGCAACATGTGCTGAACTGTTTGGTCCAGAATGAGCCCGGTGTGTTGTCCCGTGTCTCCGGGACTTTGGCTGCCCGTGGGTTCAACATCGACTCCTTGATCGTATGCAACACGGAGGTCAAGGATCTATCGCGGATGACCATCGTGTTGCAAGGTCAGGACAATGTGATCGAGCAGGCAAGGAGACAGATTGAGGATTTGGTCCCCGTGTATGCTGTGCTCAACTACACCGAGTCGCAGCTGGTAAAGCGGGAGCTGTTGCTGTGCAGGGTATCGCTTCTGGGTGCCGAGTACTTCGAAGACCTGTTGCTGCACCATCACCAGCGTACTGCCGGTCCCAGAGACACGAAGCGCAAGGAATCTGAGTTGATCGATAACATCAGAAACCAGGAATACCACCCATCGAACATGGCACCAAGTGCTGTGCTGAGGATGAAGCACGAACACTTGAACGACATCACGAACCTGTCCAAGAACTTTGGCGGGAAGATTGTTGATATCTCTGAAACGAGCTGCATTGTCGAGCTGGCCGCTAAGCCTACTAGAGTCTCTGCCTTCTTAAAACTGGTGGAACCTTTTGGTATTCTGGAGGTCACCAGAAGCGGTATGATGGCCTTGCCAAGAACCCCTCTACAAACCTCTAGAGAGGAATTGGAGGGCGCCGACGAGCAGAGCAAGATAAGCGACATCGTCGACATCTCGCAACTGCCACCAGGTTAG